From a region of the Acidimicrobiales bacterium genome:
- a CDS encoding RDD family protein, translating into MTDLPPPPPSFGGQVFGEQAGYFELSGWWRRVGAVLLDGLIVGVPTQILVAVGTASDSAGFLAFAYLVSIVGGALYSILLVGRSGQTVGKMVLGIRIVRDGSNAPIGYGLATGRYFATILSALPCYLGFLWPLWDDKNQTFHDKICSTVVVKT; encoded by the coding sequence ATGACGGATCTTCCACCACCCCCGCCGTCTTTTGGCGGTCAGGTCTTTGGCGAGCAGGCCGGCTACTTCGAGCTCTCGGGCTGGTGGCGTCGCGTCGGTGCGGTGCTCTTGGACGGACTCATCGTAGGCGTGCCGACCCAAATCCTCGTCGCCGTCGGTACCGCGTCGGACAGCGCTGGCTTCTTGGCGTTCGCCTATCTGGTATCGATCGTGGGTGGGGCGTTGTACAGCATCTTGCTGGTGGGCCGCTCTGGCCAGACCGTGGGCAAGATGGTGTTGGGTATCCGAATCGTCCGCGACGGCAGCAACGCTCCCATCGGCTACGGGTTGGCAACCGGGCGATATTTCGCAACGATCTTGTCGGCTTTGCCCTGCTATCTCGGGTTCCTGTGGCCGCTGTGGGATGACAAGAACCAGACCTTCCACGACAAGATCTGTTCGACCGTCGTCGTCAAGACCTGA
- a CDS encoding RDD family protein, which produces MADLPPPPPSFGGPVFSHQPAVFNLAGWWRRAGAFILDALLIAAVGVAVIFGLAAIGGEAGAVIFGIFVVIVGAALYETGMLVNNNGQTVGKMATGIRVVDANSPQGGLGWGKAWGRYGAEFAFGMGFNLVSAAGAGGAFVGFLLSLLLYLWPLWDARNQTWYDKAAGTIVIRA; this is translated from the coding sequence GTGGCCGACCTTCCTCCACCACCACCGTCCTTCGGCGGACCGGTCTTCTCGCATCAGCCTGCAGTGTTCAACCTGGCGGGCTGGTGGCGCCGTGCCGGAGCGTTCATTCTCGACGCGCTGCTGATAGCCGCGGTTGGGGTGGCCGTCATCTTCGGCCTCGCCGCCATCGGCGGAGAGGCCGGGGCGGTGATATTCGGCATCTTCGTCGTGATCGTCGGAGCGGCGTTGTACGAGACCGGCATGCTCGTCAACAACAACGGCCAGACCGTGGGCAAGATGGCCACTGGTATTCGGGTGGTCGATGCCAACTCGCCCCAGGGTGGACTGGGGTGGGGCAAGGCGTGGGGTCGCTACGGGGCCGAGTTCGCATTTGGTATGGGTTTCAACCTCGTCAGCGCTGCCGGAGCGGGTGGCGCATTTGTCGGCTTCCTCCTGAGCCTGTTGCTATATCTGTGGCCACTTTGGGATGCCCGGAACCAGACCTGGTACGACAAGGCCGCAGGCACCATCGTCATCCGGGCCTAG
- the uvrA gene encoding excinuclease ABC subunit UvrA has protein sequence MGDKLVIRGAREHNLKDVDLELPRDRLITFTGLSGSGKSSLAFDTIYAEGQRRYVESLSAYARQFLGQMDKPDVDFLEGLSPAISIDQKTASRNPRSTVGTITEIWDYLRLLFARIGVQHDPDTGEIVERQTTQQIVDRILALGEGTRFQVLAPVVRHRKGEYHTLLHDLASQGYARARIDGEVVELGSEEIRLDRYFNHSIEVIVDRLVLREGVEQRLTESLEAALGLAEGHAWIEVVPREGEPEILEFSQHLYSPSTGRSFDELAPRNFSFNSPYGACGACDGLGTRFEVDPELVVPNPDIGVGEGAIAPWAGASSKYFDRLLAAVCEEFDIDPYAPWASLTGKQQKMLLHGAPGNKKLTVRYKNRYGRQRSYSTAYEGVIPFLQRRHSDTESDWSRDRIEGYMREVPCPTCGGARLNEVSLAVKVNGRNIDDLASMSIGESAKAVAALDLDERQAIIAGPILKEIGARLNFLLDVGLDYLTLNRSAATLAGGEAQRIRLASQIGSGLEGVLYVLDEPSIGLHQRDNRRLIDTLIHLRDLGNTVLVVEHDEDTILESDWVVDIGPGAGEHGGNIVYSGPVKGLLKRRGSITGQYLSGKRSIPVPQHRRSPSLERLTVRGARENNLRNIDVEFPLGLFVAVTGVSGSGKSTLVNEILHKSLMQKIYRSKEVPGLHKTVDGLAYVDKIIDIDQSPIGRTPRSNPATYTGVFDHIRKLFAKTQEARVRGYLPGRFSFNVKGGRCEACAGDGTIKIEMHFLPDVYVPCEVCKGARYNRETLEIRYKGKTISEVLNLSCEEALEFFAAQPVIARHMQTIVDVGLGYVRLGQPAPTLSGGEAQRVKLASELSKRSTGHTVYILDEPTTGLHFEDIAKLLTVLTRLVDQGNSVIVIEHNLDVIKTADWLIDLGPEGGSGGGSIVAEGTPEQVAAIAESHTGRFLAPLLERGRQG, from the coding sequence GTGGGTGACAAGCTCGTAATTCGCGGGGCGCGCGAACACAACCTCAAAGACGTCGATCTCGAGCTGCCTCGTGACCGGCTCATCACCTTCACCGGTCTGTCCGGCAGCGGCAAGAGTTCGCTGGCCTTCGACACGATCTATGCCGAGGGTCAGCGCCGATATGTCGAATCGTTGTCGGCCTATGCCCGCCAGTTCCTGGGCCAGATGGACAAGCCGGACGTCGACTTTCTCGAGGGTCTGTCACCGGCGATCTCGATCGATCAAAAGACCGCCAGCCGCAATCCTCGCTCGACCGTCGGAACCATCACCGAGATCTGGGATTACCTGCGACTGTTGTTCGCCCGCATCGGGGTGCAGCACGACCCCGATACGGGCGAGATCGTCGAGCGTCAGACGACCCAACAGATCGTCGACCGCATCCTGGCGCTGGGCGAAGGCACCCGTTTCCAGGTGCTGGCCCCTGTCGTGCGCCACCGCAAGGGCGAATACCACACCCTGCTTCACGACCTGGCGTCGCAGGGCTACGCCAGGGCGCGCATCGATGGTGAGGTGGTCGAGCTGGGGTCCGAGGAGATTCGCCTCGACCGATACTTCAATCACTCCATCGAGGTCATCGTCGACCGGCTGGTGTTGCGCGAAGGCGTCGAGCAGAGGCTGACCGAGTCGCTCGAGGCCGCCCTGGGCCTGGCCGAAGGGCATGCGTGGATCGAGGTTGTTCCACGCGAGGGCGAGCCCGAGATCCTCGAGTTCAGCCAGCACCTCTACTCGCCATCTACCGGGCGATCGTTCGACGAACTGGCGCCTCGAAACTTCTCGTTCAACTCGCCCTACGGCGCGTGTGGTGCCTGCGACGGCCTGGGTACCAGGTTCGAGGTCGACCCAGAACTGGTCGTGCCCAATCCAGACATCGGGGTGGGCGAGGGAGCGATCGCTCCATGGGCCGGAGCCTCCAGCAAGTACTTCGACCGTCTTCTCGCAGCGGTGTGCGAGGAGTTCGACATCGACCCGTACGCGCCGTGGGCGTCGCTGACGGGCAAGCAACAAAAGATGCTGTTGCACGGCGCCCCTGGCAACAAGAAGCTCACCGTGCGCTACAAGAACCGCTACGGCCGTCAGCGCAGTTACAGCACCGCCTACGAGGGCGTCATCCCGTTCCTCCAGCGACGCCACTCCGACACCGAGAGCGACTGGAGCCGCGACCGCATCGAGGGCTACATGCGCGAGGTGCCGTGCCCGACCTGTGGTGGTGCACGGCTGAACGAGGTCTCGCTGGCGGTCAAGGTGAACGGCCGCAACATCGATGATCTCGCATCGATGTCCATCGGCGAGTCGGCCAAGGCCGTCGCCGCCCTCGACCTCGACGAACGGCAGGCGATCATCGCCGGCCCGATCTTGAAAGAGATCGGCGCCAGGCTCAACTTCTTGCTCGATGTGGGCCTCGACTATCTGACGCTGAACCGCTCGGCGGCAACGCTCGCCGGTGGCGAGGCCCAGCGGATCCGCCTCGCATCCCAGATCGGCTCGGGTCTGGAGGGGGTGCTGTACGTACTCGACGAGCCCAGCATCGGCTTGCACCAGCGCGACAACCGGCGCCTCATCGACACGCTCATCCATCTGCGCGACCTGGGCAACACGGTTCTTGTCGTCGAACACGACGAGGACACGATCCTCGAGTCCGACTGGGTGGTCGACATCGGCCCGGGTGCAGGCGAGCACGGCGGCAACATCGTCTATTCGGGTCCGGTCAAGGGCCTGCTCAAGCGCCGCGGATCGATAACGGGCCAGTACCTGTCGGGAAAGCGCAGCATCCCGGTTCCCCAGCACAGACGATCGCCTTCGCTCGAGCGCCTGACGGTGCGCGGCGCTCGCGAGAACAACCTTCGAAACATCGACGTCGAGTTCCCGCTGGGTCTGTTCGTCGCTGTCACCGGCGTGTCGGGCTCTGGCAAGAGCACCTTGGTCAACGAGATCCTGCACAAGTCGCTGATGCAGAAGATCTATCGCAGCAAGGAAGTGCCCGGTCTTCACAAGACCGTCGACGGCCTGGCCTACGTCGACAAGATCATCGACATCGACCAATCGCCAATCGGTCGCACGCCGCGGTCAAATCCGGCCACCTACACGGGCGTGTTCGACCACATCCGCAAGCTGTTCGCGAAGACCCAGGAAGCCAGGGTTCGCGGCTATCTGCCGGGTCGCTTCTCGTTCAACGTCAAGGGCGGGCGCTGCGAGGCGTGTGCGGGCGACGGCACCATCAAGATCGAGATGCACTTCCTTCCAGACGTCTATGTGCCGTGCGAGGTGTGCAAGGGGGCTCGCTACAACCGCGAGACCCTCGAGATCCGCTACAAGGGCAAGACGATCTCCGAGGTGCTGAACCTGTCGTGTGAAGAGGCGCTCGAGTTCTTCGCCGCCCAGCCTGTGATCGCCCGTCACATGCAGACGATCGTCGATGTCGGCTTGGGTTATGTGCGGCTGGGGCAGCCGGCACCGACCCTGTCTGGTGGCGAAGCCCAGCGCGTCAAGCTGGCCAGCGAGCTGTCGAAGCGTTCAACCGGGCACACCGTATACATCCTCGACGAGCCCACCACCGGGCTTCACTTCGAGGACATCGCCAAACTTCTAACCGTGCTGACGCGCCTGGTCGACCAGGGCAACTCGGTCATCGTCATCGAGCACAACCTCGACGTCATCAAGACCGCAGACTGGCTGATCGACCTGGGGCCCGAAGGCGGCAGCGGCGGTGGCAGCATCGTGGCCGAGGGAACCCCCGAGCAGGTCGCCGCCATCGCCGAGAGCCACACAGGGCGGTTCTTGGCCCCGCTGCTAGAAAGAGGTCGGCAGGGCTGA
- a CDS encoding prepilin-type N-terminal cleavage/methylation domain-containing protein, whose translation MRGERGFSLVETMVVIGVIAVLVALAYGVYNSATARAQDRAVMLNLRNGLTSARVLSTEDATYTTLSPAVLAEAEPSLDWVAGTSPSTNPTEISVVAFAPTPGGPIVGARLAAMSDAGDCYYISDDIGVAQTTYGIRVSTADGSCQADDTSNVDWNGWPGAS comes from the coding sequence ATGCGGGGTGAGCGCGGTTTCAGCTTGGTCGAGACGATGGTGGTCATAGGTGTGATCGCCGTCCTGGTGGCCCTGGCCTATGGGGTTTACAACTCGGCCACGGCCAGAGCCCAAGACCGGGCGGTCATGTTGAACCTGCGCAACGGGCTGACGTCTGCTCGGGTGCTTTCGACCGAAGATGCCACGTACACGACGCTCAGCCCGGCGGTATTGGCCGAGGCCGAACCTTCGCTCGATTGGGTCGCTGGCACCTCGCCCTCGACGAACCCGACCGAGATATCAGTGGTCGCCTTCGCACCAACACCGGGTGGACCGATCGTCGGAGCCCGCCTGGCCGCCATGTCGGACGCCGGCGATTGTTACTACATCTCCGACGACATCGGCGTCGCCCAGACCACCTATGGCATCAGGGTCTCGACCGCGGACGGGTCGTGTCAGGCCGACGACACCTCCAACGTCGACTGGAATGGTTGGCCAGGAGCAAGCTGA
- a CDS encoding RDD family protein yields MSDLPPPPPNWGQSSPGPATLAEWPLRAGAFVADLVIFGVVSFIVGVPARSVGTGAVIAGGVIVSALYFILQEGNSGQTVGKRMWSLRVVGEDGGAISYSTAAVRWVVKYLVFQIMTLLLGFFAIAWVLADYLWPLRDERNQTLHDKAARTIVVVEPREEQQ; encoded by the coding sequence GTGAGCGATCTCCCACCCCCGCCGCCGAACTGGGGCCAATCCTCACCGGGCCCGGCGACGCTTGCCGAGTGGCCTCTTCGCGCCGGCGCCTTCGTTGCAGATCTGGTCATCTTCGGTGTCGTCAGCTTCATCGTCGGAGTGCCCGCTCGCTCCGTCGGCACCGGGGCGGTCATCGCTGGGGGAGTCATCGTCTCCGCGTTGTACTTCATCCTGCAGGAGGGCAACAGCGGCCAGACGGTGGGCAAGAGGATGTGGAGCCTTCGTGTGGTCGGCGAAGACGGTGGTGCTATCTCCTATTCCACCGCCGCGGTTCGTTGGGTGGTCAAGTACCTGGTGTTCCAGATCATGACCCTGCTGCTGGGGTTCTTCGCCATCGCGTGGGTGTTGGCCGACTATCTGTGGCCCTTGCGTGACGAGCGCAATCAGACATTGCATGACAAGGCGGCGCGTACCATCGTCGTGGTCGAACCTCGAGAGGAGCAACAATGA
- a CDS encoding DNA alkylation repair protein produces MDHTIEELRHSLCEVAEPSIAPDMSRYMRGRFEYLGVKAPARRAAAGAWISQVGNDPDKARQAVTELWAQPEREFQYVGIDLVARVARHLDAPDIDWLADLVVSKSWWDTVDSLAVSIGAVALEHPLAWEVIEAWSFDTGLIDTNTEPSLWLARCSILQQLKYRDRTDEDVLFERCSRRAADTDFFIRKAIGWALRQYARTAPQSVWLYVDQNRDVLSALSVREATKHL; encoded by the coding sequence GTGGACCACACGATCGAAGAGTTGAGACACTCGCTGTGCGAGGTCGCAGAACCGTCCATCGCACCCGACATGTCGCGCTACATGAGGGGCAGGTTCGAGTACCTGGGCGTCAAGGCACCAGCGCGGCGCGCGGCCGCCGGTGCGTGGATAAGTCAGGTCGGCAACGACCCCGACAAGGCGCGCCAAGCGGTGACCGAACTGTGGGCCCAGCCCGAGCGCGAGTTCCAGTACGTGGGTATCGACCTGGTGGCCCGCGTCGCCCGGCACCTGGATGCGCCAGACATCGACTGGTTGGCGGACCTCGTCGTGTCGAAGAGCTGGTGGGACACGGTCGATTCGCTGGCGGTGTCGATCGGTGCCGTGGCGCTTGAACACCCTCTGGCTTGGGAGGTCATCGAAGCGTGGTCGTTCGACACCGGGCTGATCGACACCAACACCGAGCCGTCGTTGTGGCTGGCCAGGTGTTCGATACTGCAACAACTCAAGTACCGCGACCGCACCGACGAAGACGTCCTGTTCGAGCGGTGCTCCAGGCGGGCCGCCGACACAGACTTCTTCATCCGAAAGGCCATCGGGTGGGCTCTGCGGCAATACGCCCGCACAGCACCCCAGTCGGTTTGGCTATACGTCGACCAGAACCGCGATGTGTTGTCGGCGCTGTCGGTTCGAGAGGCGACCAAACACCTCTGA